In Halosegnis marinus, one genomic interval encodes:
- a CDS encoding DUF192 domain-containing protein translates to MDRRYALPVAAGVVALLLAGLATGAFAPLLSTDGYQPATATATGTDATATTSDYAHTTVTVYDAGTNETLGSVRAAVAETWRQKYTGLSRTESLPEDAGMLFPYDSEGSHTYVMRGMDFGIDIVYVAANGTITRIHHAEEPPEGANGESYEYPGTGQYVLEVNYDWTTRHNVSVGDRVDVGDW, encoded by the coding sequence ATGGACCGCCGGTACGCCCTCCCCGTCGCCGCCGGGGTCGTCGCCCTCCTGCTCGCGGGCCTCGCGACGGGGGCGTTCGCGCCGCTGCTCTCGACGGACGGCTACCAGCCGGCGACGGCGACCGCGACCGGAACGGACGCGACGGCCACGACGAGCGACTACGCCCACACGACGGTGACGGTGTACGACGCGGGGACCAACGAGACGCTCGGGAGCGTGCGCGCCGCCGTCGCCGAGACGTGGCGCCAGAAGTACACCGGGCTCTCGCGGACGGAGTCGCTCCCCGAGGACGCCGGGATGCTGTTCCCCTACGACTCGGAGGGGAGCCACACCTACGTGATGCGGGGGATGGACTTCGGCATCGACATCGTCTACGTCGCCGCGAACGGCACCATCACGCGCATCCACCACGCCGAGGAGCCGCCCGAGGGGGCGAACGGCGAGAGCTACGAGTACCCCGGCACCGGCCAGTACGTGTTGGAGGTGAACTACGACTGGACGACCCGACACAACGTGTCGGTCGGCGACAGGGTGGACGTGGGCGACTGGTAG
- a CDS encoding ABC transporter permease, whose amino-acid sequence MTPGLAFVVRRGAWAAATLFVALAATFALVALTPDPNAALAGFAAAAGGGDAEAAMSAYEAARNLDEPVLDRFLGFVRGAVTLDLGRSLSSGEPVRSILVDRALVSLSYVVPAAVVSVAGGVLVGATTALRDSSLGDRLTGAAAYLGLSVPNFWLAALGGAYLAAALGAGGSFDPEAGLFASPNVQYLAIAAAVLATTMFAAQLRYTQAEMGAFADAEFVRLVRAKGGNTRRVARHVLRNAAPPLVSLFVTELLATLFVAVVVVESVLGIPGVGAALLEAVSARDLPMVMGVTLFVVAVGVFARFAQDVLRATLDPRL is encoded by the coding sequence ATGACGCCCGGGCTCGCCTTCGTCGTGCGGCGCGGCGCGTGGGCGGCGGCGACGCTGTTCGTCGCGCTCGCGGCCACGTTCGCGCTGGTCGCACTGACCCCCGACCCGAACGCCGCGCTCGCCGGCTTCGCCGCGGCGGCCGGCGGCGGCGACGCCGAGGCCGCGATGAGCGCCTACGAGGCCGCCCGCAACCTCGACGAGCCGGTGCTCGACCGCTTCCTCGGGTTCGTCCGCGGGGCCGTGACGCTCGACCTCGGGCGCTCGCTGTCGAGCGGCGAGCCGGTGCGGTCGATACTCGTCGACCGCGCGCTCGTCTCGCTGTCGTACGTCGTGCCCGCGGCCGTCGTCTCCGTCGCCGGCGGCGTCCTCGTCGGGGCGACGACGGCGCTGCGCGACTCCTCGCTCGGGGACCGGCTCACCGGCGCGGCGGCGTATCTCGGCCTGAGCGTCCCGAACTTCTGGCTCGCGGCGCTGGGCGGCGCGTACCTCGCGGCCGCGCTCGGGGCGGGCGGCTCGTTCGACCCCGAGGCCGGGCTGTTCGCCTCGCCCAACGTCCAGTACCTCGCCATCGCCGCGGCGGTCCTCGCGACCACGATGTTCGCGGCACAGCTACGGTACACCCAGGCCGAGATGGGCGCGTTCGCCGACGCCGAGTTCGTCAGGCTGGTGCGCGCGAAGGGCGGCAACACCCGTCGGGTGGCCCGCCACGTCCTGCGCAACGCCGCGCCGCCGCTCGTCTCGCTGTTCGTCACGGAACTGCTCGCGACGCTGTTCGTCGCCGTCGTCGTCGTCGAGTCCGTGCTCGGGATACCGGGCGTCGGCGCGGCGCTCCTGGAGGCGGTGTCCGCCCGCGACCTCCCGATGGTGATGGGCGTAACGCTGTTCGTTGTCGCCGTCGGCGTGTTCGCCCGGTTCGCACAGGACGTGCTCCGGGCGACGCTCGACCCCCGACTGTGA
- a CDS encoding ABC transporter permease — protein MASDTTAPFDALADEPTDGSPRVRPRTVAFAGALALLTAGFAYAYVEPPIRALNAVYFLTDLSGLDWASLYATVLLGRLAAPLVADRERLRLYWRRLAGDPAGLLAFVGVVLFALVGTFGPFLTPPDPIVRPVASYQPPVFASTPEAVSFSCVGDVVDGMCTGTWRFPLGTTAEGNDMVNLLLAGGRTALQVAVVTAAVIVPLGVAVGATAGFLGGRVDEVLVGVTDAVSVVPPFVAYIVLAFVLARGAGDMLLLVAVFGSLGWAGIARAVRESVLSRREESYVTAAVNAGASRLYVLRQHLLPNVADTVAAAAAQQVAMLVLAEAALSYLGYGVVSIDSWGSLVATGTQGSLFGELLTTWWISTFPAVALVFAVVSLSVLGDALRNVLDPERGGA, from the coding sequence ATGGCATCCGATACCACTGCCCCCTTCGACGCCCTCGCCGACGAACCGACCGACGGCTCGCCGCGCGTCCGTCCCCGAACCGTCGCCTTCGCCGGCGCGCTCGCCCTCCTCACGGCCGGGTTCGCGTACGCCTACGTCGAGCCGCCGATACGCGCGTTGAACGCCGTCTACTTCCTCACCGACCTCTCCGGGCTGGACTGGGCCTCGCTGTACGCGACGGTCCTGCTCGGCCGGTTGGCGGCGCCGCTCGTCGCCGACCGCGAGCGCCTGCGGCTCTACTGGCGCCGGCTCGCTGGCGACCCGGCCGGCCTGCTCGCGTTCGTCGGCGTGGTCCTCTTCGCCCTCGTCGGCACGTTCGGCCCCTTCCTCACGCCGCCGGACCCCATCGTCCGCCCGGTCGCCAGCTACCAGCCGCCCGTGTTCGCCTCCACGCCGGAGGCGGTGTCGTTCTCCTGTGTCGGCGACGTGGTCGACGGGATGTGCACGGGCACGTGGCGCTTCCCGCTCGGCACGACGGCGGAAGGAAACGACATGGTGAACCTCCTGCTCGCGGGCGGGCGCACCGCCCTGCAGGTCGCGGTCGTCACCGCCGCCGTCATCGTCCCGCTCGGCGTCGCCGTCGGCGCGACGGCGGGCTTCCTCGGCGGGCGCGTCGACGAGGTGCTCGTCGGCGTCACGGACGCCGTCTCCGTCGTGCCGCCGTTCGTCGCCTACATCGTCCTCGCGTTCGTCCTCGCGCGCGGCGCGGGCGACATGCTGCTGCTCGTCGCCGTCTTCGGCTCGCTCGGGTGGGCCGGCATCGCCCGGGCCGTCCGCGAGTCCGTCCTCTCCCGGCGCGAGGAGTCGTACGTCACCGCCGCCGTCAACGCCGGCGCGTCGCGGCTGTACGTCCTCCGGCAGCACCTCCTGCCGAACGTCGCCGACACCGTCGCCGCGGCGGCCGCCCAGCAGGTCGCCATGCTCGTGCTCGCGGAGGCGGCGCTGTCGTACCTCGGCTACGGCGTCGTCAGCATCGACTCGTGGGGGTCGCTCGTCGCCACCGGCACCCAGGGGAGCCTCTTCGGCGAACTGCTCACGACCTGGTGGATATCGACGTTCCCCGCCGTCGCGCTCGTGTTCGCCGTCGTCTCCCTGAGCGTCCTCGGCGACGCGCTCCGCAACGTCCTCGACCCGGAGCGCGGCGGAGCGTAA
- a CDS encoding MauE/DoxX family redox-associated membrane protein, whose amino-acid sequence MDLPRLKRPLRYAMALFYVVAGVSHFLAPRAFERAVPPAFPRPRALVHLSGVAEILLGVGVLFERTRRLSAWGLVALLAAVFPANVHIARGGLDDTVPDAVAGLVRAAGWARLPLQPVLMAWAWWYTRE is encoded by the coding sequence ATGGACCTTCCCCGCCTGAAACGGCCCCTCCGCTACGCGATGGCGCTGTTCTACGTCGTCGCCGGCGTCTCGCACTTCCTCGCGCCCCGCGCGTTCGAGCGGGCCGTCCCGCCCGCGTTCCCGCGACCGCGGGCGCTCGTCCACCTCTCGGGCGTCGCGGAGATCCTCCTCGGCGTCGGCGTGCTGTTCGAGCGGACGCGTCGGCTCTCGGCGTGGGGGCTCGTCGCGCTGCTCGCGGCCGTCTTCCCGGCGAACGTCCACATCGCGCGCGGCGGGCTTGACGACACCGTCCCCGACGCCGTCGCCGGGCTCGTCCGCGCGGCGGGGTGGGCACGGCTCCCGCTCCAGCCGGTGTTGATGGCGTGGGCGTGGTGGTACACGCGGGAGTGA
- a CDS encoding PPC domain-containing protein — MSENDDDALHDSAHSSRRRFLGAGATVAALGLAGCSDLGGDGSGDGNGDATATATEAPALTSISYGTTAEGTLAADAGTDPATDGIATPVSFEGNEGDLVTATVLSTEFSGHLSLTGPDGSVVAESGSGNSIETGLATGGEHTLWAGSQAGDETGPFTLSLEKTGEDLVATEYGETAEGTLREGDGTVPELDRLGDPVTFSGSSGDIVSIRLESEDFDPLLALEGPDDSIVGTNDDGAGGLNSRLEATLSSDAQYTIWVTSFSGDATGSYTLSLEKTGEVEPAQQDLRSISYGESARGTIDSEDPAVPSSSAIGEPVTFQGSANDLVSINMQSRALDTLLVLQGPDGDIVGTDDDGGAERYNSLLETALSADGEYTIWATTFGGEGTGPYTLSLEKTGEVEPAPQDLRSISYGETARGTIDSEDPTVATTEYLGEPVAFQGSSGDEIAATVESRAFTGLLALADADGEILDSAAGRSGEPARLETSLTADAEFTLWVTSSRGEGTGPYTLSLEKTGESQPAQQDLRSISYGETARGTIDSDDGTAPRRDEPGEPVTFSGSGGDSVTISMSSEEVDTYLVLVDPDSNVVATDDDGGEGFNSELSYTLESDGEFTIWATTFGGELGPYTLSLTSN; from the coding sequence ATGTCGGAAAACGACGACGATGCCCTCCACGACTCCGCTCACTCCTCGCGACGGCGCTTCCTCGGCGCCGGCGCGACGGTCGCCGCGCTCGGCCTCGCCGGGTGTTCCGACCTCGGCGGCGACGGCAGCGGGGACGGCAACGGCGACGCCACTGCCACGGCGACCGAGGCGCCCGCGCTCACCTCCATCTCGTACGGGACGACCGCCGAGGGGACGCTCGCCGCGGACGCGGGGACGGACCCCGCGACCGACGGTATCGCGACGCCCGTCTCCTTCGAGGGGAACGAGGGGGACCTCGTGACCGCGACCGTGCTCTCGACGGAGTTCTCCGGTCACCTCTCGCTGACCGGCCCCGACGGCTCGGTGGTCGCCGAGAGCGGCTCCGGCAACTCCATCGAGACCGGCCTCGCGACCGGCGGCGAACACACCCTCTGGGCCGGCTCGCAGGCCGGCGACGAGACGGGCCCGTTCACGCTGTCGCTGGAGAAGACCGGCGAGGACCTCGTCGCCACCGAGTACGGCGAGACGGCGGAGGGGACGCTCCGGGAGGGCGACGGGACGGTCCCCGAACTCGACCGGCTGGGCGACCCCGTCACGTTCTCCGGGTCGTCGGGCGACATCGTCAGTATCCGCCTGGAGTCCGAGGACTTCGACCCGCTGCTCGCGCTCGAAGGGCCGGACGACTCCATCGTCGGAACGAACGACGACGGGGCCGGCGGCCTTAACAGTCGGCTGGAGGCGACGCTGTCGAGCGACGCGCAGTACACCATCTGGGTCACCTCCTTTTCGGGCGACGCGACGGGGTCGTACACGCTGTCGCTGGAGAAGACGGGCGAGGTGGAGCCGGCCCAGCAGGACCTTCGGTCCATCTCGTACGGGGAGAGCGCGCGCGGGACCATCGACTCGGAGGACCCGGCCGTTCCGTCGTCGAGCGCCATCGGGGAGCCGGTCACCTTCCAGGGGTCGGCGAACGACCTCGTCAGCATCAACATGCAGTCGCGCGCCCTCGACACGCTGCTCGTCCTCCAGGGCCCGGACGGCGACATCGTCGGGACCGACGACGACGGCGGCGCGGAGCGGTACAACAGCCTGCTCGAGACGGCGCTGTCCGCCGACGGGGAGTACACCATCTGGGCCACGACCTTCGGCGGCGAAGGGACGGGGCCGTACACGCTGTCGCTGGAGAAGACGGGCGAGGTGGAGCCGGCCCCGCAGGACCTCCGATCCATCTCGTACGGCGAGACGGCCCGCGGCACCATCGACTCGGAGGACCCGACCGTCGCCACGACGGAGTACCTCGGCGAGCCGGTCGCGTTCCAGGGGTCGTCCGGCGACGAGATCGCCGCCACCGTCGAGTCGCGGGCGTTCACCGGCCTGCTCGCGCTCGCGGACGCCGACGGCGAGATACTCGACTCCGCGGCCGGCCGGAGCGGCGAGCCGGCGCGGCTGGAGACCTCGCTGACCGCGGACGCCGAGTTCACGCTGTGGGTTACCTCCTCCCGCGGCGAAGGGACGGGGCCGTACACGCTGTCGCTGGAGAAGACCGGCGAGAGCCAGCCCGCACAACAGGACCTCCGGTCCATCTCCTACGGGGAGACGGCCCGCGGTACGATAGACAGCGACGACGGGACGGCCCCGCGACGGGACGAGCCCGGCGAGCCGGTGACGTTCTCGGGCTCGGGGGGCGACTCCGTGACGATATCGATGAGCTCCGAGGAGGTGGACACCTACCTCGTCCTCGTGGACCCGGACTCGAACGTGGTCGCGACGGACGACGACGGCGGCGAGGGCTTCAACAGCGAACTGTCGTACACGCTCGAGTCCGACGGCGAGTTCACCATCTGGGCGACGACCTTCGGCGGCGAACTCGGGCCGTACACGCTGTCGCTGACGTCGAACTGA
- a CDS encoding cold-shock protein, which produces MATGKVDFFNDTGGYGFIDTEDEDEDVFFHMEDVGGPDLEEGQEVEFDIEQADKGPRATNVTRL; this is translated from the coding sequence ATGGCGACAGGCAAGGTTGACTTCTTCAACGACACGGGCGGTTACGGTTTCATCGACACCGAGGACGAGGACGAGGACGTGTTCTTCCACATGGAAGACGTCGGCGGTCCGGACCTCGAAGAGGGACAGGAGGTCGAGTTCGACATCGAGCAGGCCGACAAGGGCCCGCGCGCGACGAACGTCACGCGCCTTTAA
- a CDS encoding DUF429 domain-containing protein, producing the protein MDDALFVGAHWSPAGWVAAVFSAEGFEGASVHDEIGQLWGAVEERARRLLVDVPVGLVEEGDPERAADRLARAVLGDRAGAVTTPPVREATRKRRYPAAERVMRRKADADLSKAAFAASAAIAAVDDLLREVPETREVVGESHPELCFRAFAGEPLAEDRRTAGGYAERMRTLAEFDRDAPPTVQSAAEDAAGTDARVEDVLDALALGYTARPGPGDLRTLPADPDTDATGLPMRLHYRADAPLSK; encoded by the coding sequence ATGGACGACGCCCTGTTCGTCGGCGCACACTGGAGCCCCGCCGGCTGGGTCGCGGCCGTCTTCTCGGCCGAGGGGTTCGAGGGCGCGAGCGTCCACGACGAGATCGGACAGCTGTGGGGCGCGGTCGAGGAGCGCGCCCGCCGCCTGCTCGTGGACGTGCCCGTCGGCCTCGTCGAGGAGGGCGACCCCGAACGGGCGGCCGACCGGCTGGCGCGGGCCGTCCTCGGCGACCGCGCCGGGGCCGTCACCACGCCGCCCGTCCGGGAGGCGACCCGGAAGCGGCGCTATCCGGCGGCGGAACGGGTGATGCGCCGGAAGGCCGACGCGGACCTCTCGAAGGCCGCCTTCGCGGCGAGCGCGGCCATCGCGGCCGTCGACGACCTCCTGCGGGAGGTGCCGGAGACGCGCGAGGTCGTCGGCGAGTCCCACCCCGAACTCTGCTTCCGGGCGTTCGCCGGCGAGCCGCTGGCCGAGGACCGCCGGACCGCGGGCGGCTACGCCGAGCGGATGCGGACGCTCGCGGAGTTCGACCGCGACGCCCCGCCGACGGTGCAGTCGGCCGCGGAGGACGCCGCCGGCACCGACGCGCGCGTCGAGGACGTGCTCGACGCCCTCGCGCTGGGCTACACGGCGCGACCGGGCCCCGGCGACCTGCGGACGCTCCCGGCCGACCCCGACACGGACGCGACGGGGCTGCCGATGCGGCTCCACTACCGAGCGGACGCGCCGCTCTCGAAGTAG
- a CDS encoding aldo/keto reductase yields the protein MQATFDIGGDLTVNRLGFGAMRLCGEDIIGAPDDEENAREVVRRALDLGVDFIDTADSYGPGTSERLLREAGAPEEAVVATKAGLLREAGGDWLPHGDPDYIRNQVLVSRDRLGVDTIDLYQFHRPDPDTDFEESVQTFADLKDEGFVDHVGLSNVTVEQLETARDIVDIATVQNRYNVAHRPDEDERVLEACEEYGVGFIPWYPLAAGQLDEVEGIDAVADDHDATPHQVALSWTLHRSENMLPIPGTSSVEHLEANVAAGDIELTDDDMARLE from the coding sequence ATGCAGGCAACGTTCGACATCGGCGGCGACCTGACCGTGAACCGACTCGGCTTCGGCGCGATGCGGCTGTGCGGCGAGGACATCATCGGCGCGCCCGACGACGAGGAGAACGCCCGCGAGGTGGTCCGGCGCGCCCTCGACCTCGGCGTCGACTTCATCGACACCGCGGACTCGTACGGGCCCGGAACGAGCGAGCGCCTGCTCCGCGAGGCCGGCGCGCCCGAGGAGGCCGTCGTGGCGACGAAGGCCGGGCTCCTCCGCGAGGCCGGCGGCGACTGGCTCCCGCACGGCGACCCCGACTACATCCGCAACCAGGTGCTCGTCTCTCGCGACCGGCTGGGCGTGGACACCATCGACCTCTACCAGTTCCACCGGCCCGACCCGGACACGGACTTCGAGGAGTCGGTGCAGACGTTCGCGGACCTGAAGGACGAGGGGTTCGTCGACCACGTCGGCCTGTCGAACGTCACCGTCGAGCAGCTGGAGACGGCCCGGGATATCGTTGACATCGCGACGGTGCAGAACCGCTACAACGTCGCCCACCGGCCCGACGAGGACGAGCGCGTGCTGGAGGCCTGCGAGGAGTACGGCGTCGGGTTCATCCCGTGGTACCCGCTCGCCGCGGGCCAACTGGACGAGGTGGAGGGCATCGACGCCGTCGCGGACGACCACGACGCGACGCCCCACCAGGTCGCGCTCTCGTGGACGCTCCACCGCTCCGAGAACATGCTCCCGATTCCGGGCACCTCCAGCGTCGAGCACCTGGAGGCGAACGTCGCCGCGGGGGACATCGAACTGACGGACGACGACATGGCGCGGCTGGAGTAG
- a CDS encoding CAP domain-containing protein produces MAECVVCGESVPVSDACRHCARPVCDDHREPPAHDCPGVESDSRVWYTDPDAGRDGRTGGRELSNPRRLAAGVAVAVLVALVVGGILAAGGAPALDGVDDERLEALVVAEVNDARTARGHAPLEPNASLAAVADAHSADMAARDYVNHTAPNGSGVAERYERFGIDCFGSENIYYTPNGALLVSERTLAERVVAEWLDSPGHRETLLGNFSRQGIGVVVAGDGGVYVTQNVC; encoded by the coding sequence GTGGCAGAGTGCGTCGTCTGCGGCGAGTCCGTCCCGGTGAGCGACGCCTGCCGGCACTGCGCGCGCCCCGTCTGCGACGACCACCGCGAGCCCCCGGCCCACGACTGTCCGGGCGTCGAGAGCGACTCCCGCGTCTGGTACACCGACCCCGACGCCGGCCGGGACGGCCGGACGGGCGGTCGGGAGCTATCGAACCCCCGGCGGCTGGCCGCGGGCGTCGCCGTCGCCGTCCTCGTCGCGCTCGTCGTCGGGGGAATCCTCGCCGCCGGGGGCGCGCCCGCGCTGGACGGCGTCGACGACGAACGGCTGGAGGCGCTCGTCGTCGCGGAGGTCAACGACGCGCGGACCGCCCGTGGCCACGCGCCCCTCGAACCGAACGCCTCGCTGGCCGCGGTCGCGGACGCACACAGCGCGGACATGGCCGCGCGCGACTACGTGAACCACACCGCGCCCAACGGCTCCGGCGTCGCCGAGCGGTACGAGCGGTTCGGCATCGACTGCTTCGGCTCCGAGAACATCTACTACACCCCGAACGGCGCGCTGCTCGTGAGCGAGCGCACGCTCGCCGAGCGCGTCGTCGCCGAGTGGCTGGACTCGCCGGGCCACCGCGAGACCCTGCTCGGGAACTTCTCGCGGCAGGGTATCGGCGTCGTCGTCGCCGGGGACGGCGGCGTGTACGTCACCCAGAACGTCTGCTAG
- a CDS encoding DUF7405 family protein, with protein sequence MTTRRDVLKAAVAAGGAAGLSACLDVSGESDVPTGPDDLSTLPDRQYAWGEYVRHDDHGNEQLPRHQVLLYLTLERDGEPTEDDRERVAAAFDSLNRAYAWDHEGLLWSAAYSPAYFDRYDEPLHGSVDCPPPHALSPFEEPEFDTQDLLVHLASDNPDVVLRAERALLGETGSANGVEFAASLDGVASLAADSDRRTGFVGRGMPAERQGDLKGVPSDGPVPAESPLFMGFTAGFAVNQASEDSVAIREGPFAGGTTKHVSNLRQRLEDWYGEQSFEERVAEMFSPEHAEKGWVEGVGFNLGDDSRVDETLDDIEAQAEEYGRVGHAQKAARANRDDDGNVRLLRRHFESTDEGEASLHFPSLQRGMTAFDEVRAAMNGTDMPAVTPAVRQRVNNGILEYVFVERRGNWLVPPRSKRALPRPR encoded by the coding sequence GTGACGACGCGCCGCGACGTGCTGAAGGCCGCCGTCGCCGCGGGGGGCGCGGCGGGCCTGTCGGCGTGCCTCGACGTCTCGGGGGAGAGCGACGTCCCCACCGGCCCCGACGACCTCTCGACGCTCCCCGACCGGCAGTACGCGTGGGGCGAGTACGTCCGGCACGACGACCACGGCAACGAGCAGTTGCCGCGCCACCAGGTGCTGCTGTACCTGACCCTCGAACGCGACGGCGAACCGACGGAGGACGACCGCGAGCGGGTCGCCGCGGCGTTCGACTCGCTGAACCGCGCCTACGCGTGGGACCACGAGGGGCTGCTGTGGTCGGCCGCGTACTCCCCGGCGTACTTCGACCGCTACGACGAGCCGCTCCACGGGTCGGTTGACTGTCCGCCGCCGCACGCGCTGTCGCCGTTCGAGGAGCCGGAGTTCGACACGCAGGACCTGCTCGTCCACCTCGCGAGCGACAACCCGGACGTCGTGCTCCGGGCCGAGCGCGCCCTGCTCGGCGAGACGGGGAGCGCGAACGGCGTCGAGTTCGCGGCGTCGCTCGACGGCGTCGCCTCGCTCGCGGCCGACTCGGACCGCCGCACCGGCTTCGTCGGGCGCGGGATGCCCGCCGAGCGACAGGGCGACCTGAAGGGCGTCCCCAGCGACGGCCCCGTTCCAGCGGAGAGCCCCCTGTTCATGGGGTTCACCGCCGGCTTCGCGGTCAATCAGGCCTCGGAGGACTCCGTCGCCATCCGCGAGGGCCCCTTCGCCGGCGGGACGACGAAACACGTCTCGAACCTCCGCCAGCGCCTCGAGGACTGGTACGGCGAGCAGTCGTTCGAGGAGCGCGTCGCGGAGATGTTCTCGCCCGAACACGCCGAGAAGGGGTGGGTCGAGGGGGTCGGCTTCAACCTCGGCGACGACTCCCGCGTGGACGAGACGCTCGACGACATCGAGGCGCAGGCCGAGGAGTACGGCCGCGTCGGCCACGCACAGAAGGCGGCGCGCGCCAACCGCGACGACGACGGGAACGTCCGGCTGTTGCGCCGCCACTTCGAGTCCACCGACGAGGGCGAGGCGTCGCTCCACTTCCCCTCGCTCCAGCGGGGGATGACCGCCTTCGACGAGGTGCGCGCGGCGATGAACGGCACCGACATGCCCGCGGTGACGCCCGCCGTCCGCCAGCGCGTCAACAACGGCATCCTGGAGTACGTGTTCGTGGAGCGACGGGGCAACTGGCTCGTCCCGCCGCGGTCGAAGCGCGCGCTTCCCCGGCCGCGATAG
- a CDS encoding DUF7350 domain-containing protein yields MRRRRFLAAAGGAAAAGLAGCTGLVTTEPAGAPPVLSDRPDAVYFPTHVEGMAMAGTGRDGDYRFALFYSYPHRFWNVNGRDVSLTDIASGDDVHLMASVWDAETMQVLPDTGLSLEIERDGDLVSQEVIYPMLSQPMGFHYGANFGLEGDGSYDVTASVGGVSTRRTGGYEGRFADPGSATVSFDYSRGARDDIPYEITPDRAGERAAVEPMEMSMGGMSMPMGFARPAAELPGVVGEATSGDARFVVGTLDAPPAGVEGEGTYLYVSARTPYNRMVIPAMAVEAATAGFDGDLTATLDPELGYHYGAVVGGVGSEVEVRPTLPPQTARHEGYETAFMQFEPMVVSP; encoded by the coding sequence ATGCGACGACGACGCTTCCTCGCGGCCGCCGGCGGCGCCGCCGCGGCCGGCCTCGCCGGCTGTACCGGCCTCGTCACCACGGAGCCGGCCGGCGCGCCCCCCGTCCTCTCCGACCGGCCCGACGCCGTCTACTTCCCCACCCACGTCGAGGGGATGGCGATGGCGGGGACGGGCCGCGACGGCGACTACCGCTTCGCGCTGTTCTACTCCTACCCGCACCGCTTCTGGAACGTGAACGGGCGCGACGTCTCGCTCACCGACATCGCGAGCGGCGACGACGTCCACCTGATGGCGAGCGTCTGGGACGCCGAGACGATGCAGGTGCTCCCCGACACCGGCCTCTCGCTGGAGATAGAGCGCGACGGCGACCTCGTCTCGCAGGAGGTAATCTACCCGATGCTCTCCCAGCCGATGGGGTTTCACTACGGCGCGAACTTCGGGCTGGAGGGCGACGGCAGCTACGACGTGACCGCCTCCGTCGGCGGCGTCTCGACCCGCCGCACCGGCGGGTACGAGGGCCGCTTCGCCGACCCCGGAAGCGCGACCGTCTCCTTCGACTACTCGCGGGGCGCGCGCGACGACATCCCCTACGAGATAACCCCCGACCGGGCCGGCGAGCGCGCCGCCGTCGAGCCGATGGAGATGTCGATGGGCGGCATGTCGATGCCGATGGGGTTCGCCCGGCCCGCGGCGGAGCTCCCGGGCGTCGTCGGCGAGGCGACGAGCGGGGACGCGCGCTTCGTCGTCGGGACGCTCGACGCGCCGCCCGCGGGCGTCGAGGGCGAGGGGACCTACCTCTACGTCTCCGCCCGGACGCCGTACAACCGGATGGTGATTCCCGCGATGGCCGTCGAGGCCGCGACCGCCGGGTTCGACGGCGACCTGACCGCGACGCTCGACCCCGAGTTGGGCTACCACTACGGGGCCGTCGTCGGCGGGGTCGGGAGCGAGGTAGAGGTGCGGCCGACGCTCCCGCCCCAGACCGCCCGCCACGAGGGGTACGAGACGGCGTTCATGCAGTTCGAGCCGATGGTGGTGTCGCCGTGA
- a CDS encoding winged helix-turn-helix transcriptional regulator, translating to MTTRERISAHVEAEPGVHFNELVRELDLAPGQVQYHLKRLDVVADEWFGKTHYYPAAYDEWDRRALALLRRETAADVVAVLLADGPLSAGETADRVGIARSTLSWHRDRLETAGLVETRPDRGHTLLFVPEPERTARLLDRAEPSLPGRLVDRFTRLVDALLEE from the coding sequence ATGACGACGCGTGAACGCATCTCCGCCCACGTCGAGGCCGAGCCGGGCGTCCACTTCAACGAGCTCGTCCGCGAGCTCGACCTCGCGCCCGGGCAGGTGCAGTACCACCTCAAGCGGCTGGACGTGGTGGCAGACGAGTGGTTCGGGAAGACCCACTACTACCCCGCGGCGTACGACGAGTGGGACCGGCGCGCGCTCGCCCTGCTGCGCAGGGAGACGGCCGCCGACGTGGTCGCCGTCCTGCTCGCGGACGGGCCGCTGTCGGCCGGCGAGACGGCAGACCGGGTCGGCATCGCCCGCTCGACGCTGTCGTGGCACCGCGACCGGCTGGAGACCGCCGGGCTGGTCGAGACCCGCCCGGACCGCGGGCACACCCTGCTGTTCGTCCCGGAGCCGGAGCGGACCGCCCGGCTGCTCGACCGCGCGGAGCCGTCGCTGCCGGGCCGGCTGGTGGACCGCTTCACTCGGCTCGTGGACGCGCTGTTGGAGGAGTAG
- a CDS encoding DUF7471 family protein yields MASVVLPVVLGVAAIAAALVIGVALAALVQRRSVPYLLVTLAFATLLARTAVGVALMTETVGPALHHTLEHGLDAAMAGLVIAAVYTARRARGVTDDDA; encoded by the coding sequence ATGGCGAGCGTGGTCCTGCCGGTCGTGCTCGGGGTCGCGGCGATAGCCGCGGCCCTGGTCATCGGGGTGGCGCTCGCCGCGCTCGTCCAGCGCCGCTCGGTGCCGTACCTGCTCGTGACGCTCGCGTTCGCGACGCTGCTCGCGCGGACCGCGGTCGGCGTCGCCCTGATGACGGAGACGGTCGGCCCGGCGCTCCACCACACGCTCGAACACGGGCTCGACGCCGCGATGGCGGGGCTCGTCATCGCGGCCGTGTACACCGCGCGCAGGGCGCGGGGGGTGACCGATGACGACGCGTGA